From the genome of Pukyongia salina, one region includes:
- a CDS encoding Na(+)-translocating NADH-quinone reductase subunit F, which yields MITSSRFDRAIRKLYIAFHGNTLHPECAMQCAVGNICDKTDTWKHFSNEHGTTHLNYVGRVHESLGRKINGYSPSELLMIEAAFLDGCGYDLPLRSSNKRPDLPLDQDVLFQGLCKAIAVLCELDHLPQLMDVHELLNYQSHVKNENQVEIQPL from the coding sequence ATGATTACTTCTTCCCGTTTCGACCGCGCCATTAGAAAACTTTACATTGCCTTTCACGGTAACACCCTACATCCGGAGTGTGCCATGCAATGTGCGGTGGGAAACATTTGCGACAAAACAGATACATGGAAACATTTCTCGAATGAACACGGCACAACACATCTTAATTATGTGGGGCGAGTCCATGAAAGTTTAGGACGGAAGATCAATGGATATAGTCCTTCCGAACTGTTGATGATTGAGGCTGCTTTCCTCGATGGCTGCGGCTACGATCTTCCTCTCAGATCTAGTAATAAGAGACCAGATCTTCCATTAGATCAGGATGTACTTTTCCAGGGTTTATGCAAGGCTATTGCGGTGTTATGCGAACTGGATCACTTACCCCAATTGATGGATGTGCACGAACTACTTAATTACCAAAGTCACGTAAAAAATGAAAACCAGGTTGAAATACAACCACTATAA
- a CDS encoding DinB family protein: MTFKIDQAIDLLERTPEVLKAMLSGLSNDWTRANEGGDSWSPFDVVGHLVHGERTDWIPRTYIIMNDSDQKTFHPYDRFAQFEESKGKSLEDLLEEFESLRRSNLEQLNGFGLTESDLQRVGIHPSLGPVTLLNLLSAWVVHDQGHIAQISRVLAKQYKDEVGPWTKYMTILKYSPKE, translated from the coding sequence ATGACCTTTAAAATTGATCAAGCAATTGACCTCCTGGAACGAACTCCTGAAGTTCTAAAAGCTATGTTATCCGGGCTATCTAATGACTGGACTCGTGCAAACGAAGGGGGCGATAGCTGGAGTCCTTTCGATGTGGTTGGACATTTAGTGCACGGGGAACGAACAGATTGGATCCCACGAACTTACATCATTATGAACGATAGTGACCAGAAAACCTTTCATCCTTACGATCGTTTTGCTCAATTTGAAGAGAGCAAGGGCAAGTCTCTGGAGGATCTGCTTGAGGAATTCGAATCCTTGCGAAGATCGAATCTTGAACAATTAAATGGTTTTGGCTTAACCGAATCCGACCTACAGCGAGTTGGCATTCATCCCTCGCTGGGGCCAGTAACTTTATTGAATCTGTTAAGTGCATGGGTGGTTCATGATCAAGGCCATATTGCTCAAATAAGCCGTGTCCTGGCAAAACAATACAAAGATGAAGTTGGGCCGTGGACAAAATATATGACCATTCTAAAATATAGTCCGAAAGAATGA
- a CDS encoding MBL fold metallo-hydrolase, translated as MILSCEETNREIDPANPVDVGLAKISESSLIVLGTIQDGGSPHIGCKKECCRTLFEQPDSNRKVVSLGLIHQGKTYLFEATPDISTQVKMLQSLAGSTIEFPNGIFITHAHIGHYSGLMYLGKEAAGANEIPVYVMPRMKQFLESNGPWNALVNNKNISLRGLTNGEGVSLAPQLKVTPLQVPHRDEFSETVGFVIECEAKKILFIPDIDKWEKWELSIIDMISEVDHAFIDATFFYGEEIQTRDISEIPHPFIIESMAMFDSLSASEKNKIHFIHFNHTNPVLDPGSAAYKEVVNKGYHIASTNDVIKLQ; from the coding sequence ATGATCTTATCTTGTGAGGAGACGAATCGGGAGATTGATCCTGCAAATCCTGTGGATGTTGGTCTGGCCAAAATATCCGAAAGTTCCCTGATAGTTCTTGGCACCATTCAGGATGGTGGATCTCCACATATTGGCTGTAAGAAAGAATGTTGTAGAACACTCTTCGAACAACCGGATTCGAATAGGAAAGTAGTATCGCTAGGACTCATACACCAGGGAAAAACATATTTATTTGAAGCAACCCCCGATATAAGCACCCAGGTGAAAATGTTGCAATCCCTAGCCGGATCAACTATTGAATTTCCCAACGGGATCTTTATTACCCATGCCCACATTGGTCATTATTCAGGGCTAATGTACCTGGGGAAAGAGGCTGCCGGTGCGAATGAAATTCCGGTTTACGTGATGCCTAGAATGAAACAATTTCTGGAATCGAACGGGCCGTGGAATGCTCTCGTAAATAACAAAAATATCTCTCTGAGAGGCCTCACAAATGGTGAAGGGGTTTCTTTGGCACCCCAACTCAAGGTAACTCCGTTGCAAGTTCCACACCGGGATGAATTTTCGGAGACCGTGGGTTTTGTGATCGAATGTGAAGCAAAGAAAATATTGTTCATCCCAGACATCGACAAATGGGAGAAATGGGAATTGTCCATAATCGACATGATTTCGGAAGTTGATCATGCGTTCATCGACGCTACTTTTTTCTATGGGGAGGAGATACAAACCCGGGATATTTCAGAAATACCACATCCATTTATCATCGAATCTATGGCAATGTTCGATTCTTTATCAGCTTCAGAAAAAAATAAAATACATTTCATTCATTTTAATCATACCAACCCTGTATTGGATCCAGGCAGTGCGGCTTATAAGGAAGTCGTAAATAAAGGATACCATATCGCAAGTACGAACGATGTAATTAAACTGCAATAG
- a CDS encoding flavodoxin family protein, with product MKPDFTNLKALYINCTLKKTPRISHTQGLMNLSANIMKKEGVDVEHIRFVDHNVAFGVYHDMTEQGVSQDEWPELWKKVDAADILIIGSPIWLGEKSSVATLLIERLYGESGRRNEEGQYYFYGKAGGCLITGNEDGVKHCSMSILYALQHIGYSIPPQADAGWIGEVGPGPSYLDEESDARNNDFTNRNTTFMTYNLLHLASMLKKNNGYYSYGNSRGDWDDGSRWNFENPEYR from the coding sequence ATGAAACCCGACTTCACAAACTTAAAAGCATTATATATTAACTGTACTTTGAAGAAAACGCCGCGAATAAGTCACACGCAAGGCCTGATGAATCTTTCCGCTAATATTATGAAAAAGGAAGGGGTTGATGTTGAACATATACGTTTTGTAGATCACAATGTGGCTTTTGGTGTTTATCATGACATGACCGAACAAGGAGTTTCCCAGGACGAATGGCCAGAATTATGGAAAAAAGTAGACGCGGCCGATATTCTAATTATTGGTTCGCCTATTTGGCTGGGTGAAAAGTCCTCCGTCGCGACTTTGTTGATCGAACGCTTGTATGGAGAAAGTGGCAGAAGAAATGAAGAAGGCCAATATTATTTCTACGGAAAAGCAGGTGGATGTCTCATCACAGGGAACGAAGACGGAGTAAAACATTGTTCAATGAGTATTTTATACGCATTACAGCATATAGGCTACAGCATTCCTCCTCAGGCTGATGCGGGGTGGATAGGTGAAGTAGGGCCCGGTCCCAGTTACCTAGATGAGGAAAGCGACGCGAGAAATAACGATTTTACAAACAGGAACACCACATTTATGACCTACAACCTGCTTCATCTTGCGTCTATGCTGAAAAAGAACAACGGTTACTATTCTTATGGAAACTCCCGAGGTGACTGGGATGATGGTAGCCGATGGAATTTCGAAAACCCGGAATATAGATAG
- a CDS encoding GNAT family N-acyltransferase translates to MGLVNAKEVASAINVDKFGFIGTFMGWSLMKLLKIDTMNKIYDRNKHLSDLEFINALLDEFEINFEIPEEDLKRIPKSGTFITISNHPLGGIDGILLLKLLLEHRSDFKIIANFLLHRIEPLKPYVMPVNPFEDRKDVKSSVLGFKNALSHMKEGHPLGIFPAGEVSTYRDGRLVVDKPWEVAAMKLIKKAEVPVLPIYFHAKNSKMFYRLAKLNDTFRTAKLPSELLTQKERLIKVRIGNPISVADQQEHETLEEFTEFLRKKTYVLANPFQKKKLLENIPKTLKIPKAPKKIAGAVSTEMMETEIELLRKDDKRLLISKNYEVFLAPAQYIPNTLQEIGRLREITFREVGEGTNNATDLDKFDSYYHHMFLWDGDAKKLVGAYRMGLGSRIFPQYGIDGFYLQDLFRFEPELYPMMEQSIEMGRAFIIKDYQQRPMPLFLLWKGIVHTTLRFPEHKFLIGGVSISNKFSEFSKSLMIEFMKSNYYDPYVAQYINPKKEFKVKLKDADKDFIFDETEADLNKFDKLIDEVEPGSLRLPVLIKKYIKQNAKVVAFNVDPLFNNAVDGLMYIRIADLPESTVKPVMEEFQAELEKKYLSKEEEE, encoded by the coding sequence ATGGGATTAGTAAATGCCAAAGAAGTGGCCAGCGCTATTAATGTCGATAAATTCGGCTTTATTGGCACTTTCATGGGCTGGTCGTTAATGAAGTTGCTCAAGATAGATACCATGAATAAGATCTATGATCGCAACAAACATCTTAGCGACCTAGAATTTATAAATGCCCTGCTGGATGAATTTGAGATCAATTTCGAAATTCCCGAAGAAGACCTGAAACGTATCCCAAAATCGGGGACCTTCATTACCATAAGTAACCATCCGCTGGGTGGAATAGATGGTATATTATTACTTAAATTACTTTTAGAACATCGTTCAGATTTCAAGATCATCGCAAACTTTTTATTACATCGCATCGAGCCGCTAAAACCGTATGTGATGCCTGTAAATCCGTTCGAAGATCGAAAAGATGTAAAATCCAGTGTACTCGGGTTTAAAAATGCACTTTCACATATGAAAGAAGGCCACCCTCTTGGGATCTTTCCGGCAGGAGAAGTTTCTACCTATCGGGACGGCAGACTGGTTGTTGACAAACCATGGGAAGTGGCAGCTATGAAACTTATTAAAAAAGCCGAAGTACCCGTTTTACCAATTTATTTTCACGCCAAGAACAGTAAAATGTTTTATCGATTGGCAAAACTTAACGATACTTTTCGCACGGCTAAATTACCTTCGGAACTGCTTACTCAAAAGGAAAGATTGATCAAAGTGCGTATTGGTAATCCTATTTCGGTGGCAGATCAGCAGGAGCATGAGACTCTTGAAGAATTCACTGAATTCCTTCGGAAAAAAACCTATGTCCTCGCAAATCCATTTCAGAAGAAAAAATTACTCGAGAATATTCCGAAGACATTAAAAATTCCGAAGGCACCTAAAAAAATTGCCGGAGCTGTCTCCACCGAGATGATGGAAACAGAGATCGAATTACTAAGAAAGGATGACAAACGACTCCTGATAAGTAAGAATTACGAGGTCTTTCTGGCGCCGGCTCAATATATACCCAATACACTTCAGGAAATTGGCCGATTGCGCGAGATCACTTTTAGAGAAGTTGGGGAAGGGACTAATAACGCAACCGATCTTGACAAATTCGACAGCTATTACCACCATATGTTCCTGTGGGACGGGGACGCCAAAAAACTGGTTGGCGCCTATAGGATGGGATTAGGTTCGAGAATTTTTCCACAGTATGGGATCGATGGATTCTATCTCCAGGATCTGTTTAGGTTCGAGCCTGAACTATACCCGATGATGGAACAATCCATTGAGATGGGAAGGGCATTCATCATTAAAGACTATCAACAGCGGCCTATGCCTTTATTCTTGCTATGGAAAGGAATCGTGCATACCACATTGAGATTTCCCGAGCACAAGTTTCTTATTGGGGGAGTAAGCATAAGCAACAAATTTTCTGAATTCTCCAAGTCCCTCATGATCGAATTCATGAAATCCAATTATTACGATCCGTATGTCGCGCAGTATATCAATCCGAAAAAGGAATTCAAGGTTAAATTAAAAGATGCCGACAAAGATTTTATTTTCGATGAGACAGAGGCCGACCTCAACAAGTTCGACAAACTCATCGATGAGGTAGAGCCCGGTAGTCTTAGACTTCCCGTACTCATCAAAAAATATATCAAGCAGAACGCCAAGGTGGTCGCCTTTAATGTAGACCCTTTATTCAATAATGCGGTAGACGGACTCATGTATATACGCATTGCCGATCTTCCGGAAAGTACAGTGAAACCCGTAATGGAAGAGTTTCAGGCAGAGCTGGAGAAAAAGTACCTTAGTAAAGAGGAAGAAGAATAA
- a CDS encoding aspartate kinase, which produces MKVFKFGGASVKDAEGVRNLKKIIDISGETNLIVVVSAMGKMTNHLEGIVSSYLGKNDDLGSQIMEFREYHHNIMLKLFSNQSHPVYNEVRKFYAKLENFLETNRSQKHAYVYDQVVCYGELISTTIVSAFLQDEGLNNSWLDVRSCIVTDANFRDAKVDWEKTQQRITENVSVKGITITQGFLGSDLENNFSTTLGREGSDYTAAIFAYCLNADSVTIWKDVPGVLNADPRYFGNTRLLHNISYTEAIELAFYGASVIHPKTLQPLQRKEIPLFVKSFLNPENAGTCVGKGVALNPDTSCFILKRDQVLISLSSLDFSFMMEDNISDIFRWLHEFKMKVELIQNSAISFSVCVDNKFNRLDDLLARLKERFKVSCNDGVTLYTVRHAKPSEIDALMENKTVLLKQEIHDTVQIVIKE; this is translated from the coding sequence ATGAAAGTATTTAAATTTGGAGGCGCCTCTGTTAAAGACGCCGAAGGAGTTCGGAACCTAAAAAAAATAATAGATATCAGCGGAGAGACCAATCTCATTGTAGTGGTCTCGGCTATGGGGAAGATGACCAATCACCTGGAAGGGATCGTTAGCTCCTACCTGGGTAAGAATGATGATCTGGGTTCACAGATTATGGAATTTAGAGAGTATCATCACAATATAATGTTGAAATTATTTTCTAATCAATCCCATCCTGTATATAACGAGGTTAGAAAATTTTATGCGAAACTGGAGAATTTCCTGGAGACCAACCGATCTCAAAAACACGCTTATGTATACGACCAGGTGGTTTGTTATGGAGAATTGATCTCTACTACCATAGTCTCTGCTTTTCTTCAGGATGAAGGGCTTAACAACAGCTGGCTGGACGTGAGAAGCTGTATTGTTACCGATGCTAATTTCAGGGATGCTAAAGTAGATTGGGAGAAAACACAACAACGGATCACCGAGAATGTGAGTGTTAAGGGGATCACCATAACTCAGGGATTTCTTGGTTCGGATCTGGAAAATAATTTTTCTACCACTTTGGGGCGGGAGGGAAGTGACTACACTGCCGCTATTTTTGCTTATTGCCTCAATGCCGATAGCGTGACAATTTGGAAAGATGTTCCGGGAGTATTAAATGCCGACCCAAGGTATTTTGGCAATACGCGCCTTTTACATAACATCTCCTATACCGAAGCAATTGAACTGGCATTCTACGGGGCCTCTGTAATTCACCCAAAAACCCTTCAGCCTCTTCAACGAAAGGAGATACCATTGTTTGTAAAATCCTTTTTAAATCCTGAAAATGCAGGCACCTGCGTGGGAAAGGGTGTTGCACTCAATCCGGACACCTCCTGTTTCATCCTAAAACGAGACCAGGTTTTGATCTCGCTCTCTTCTCTGGATTTCAGTTTTATGATGGAAGATAATATTAGCGACATCTTCCGATGGCTGCATGAGTTTAAAATGAAAGTTGAGCTTATTCAGAATTCTGCCATAAGCTTTTCGGTATGTGTGGATAATAAATTTAACCGGCTGGATGATCTGCTGGCTCGATTGAAAGAACGATTTAAAGTGAGCTGTAATGACGGGGTTACCCTTTATACGGTTCGGCATGCCAAACCTTCCGAGATCGACGCATTAATGGAGAATAAAACCGTGCTGTTAAAACAGGAAATCCATGATACAGTGCAGATCGTGATAAAAGAATAA
- a CDS encoding GNAT family N-acetyltransferase, which produces MEIVIRNAVREDMSSVLQLIKELAEFEKEPNAVEVTRNELEDAGFGEHKQFDCFVAEVEQNIVGMALIYFRFSTWKGKTVHLEDLIVTEEMRGKGVGQALYRRVLKFALDQGVKRVNWVVLDWNKPAIEFYERSGATILSNWWQVEMEEPALKAYIGN; this is translated from the coding sequence ATGGAAATTGTAATTAGAAATGCAGTTCGTGAAGATATGTCTTCGGTGCTGCAACTTATAAAAGAATTGGCCGAGTTCGAAAAAGAACCCAACGCTGTTGAAGTGACTCGTAATGAACTTGAAGACGCCGGATTTGGTGAACACAAACAGTTCGACTGTTTTGTTGCTGAAGTTGAACAGAATATCGTAGGAATGGCGCTGATCTATTTCCGGTTCTCCACTTGGAAAGGAAAAACAGTTCATCTGGAAGATCTCATTGTCACCGAAGAAATGCGAGGGAAAGGTGTGGGCCAGGCACTATATCGTCGGGTACTGAAATTCGCACTCGATCAGGGTGTGAAACGGGTAAATTGGGTGGTGCTGGATTGGAATAAGCCGGCGATCGAATTTTACGAACGCAGTGGGGCAACCATTTTAAGTAATTGGTGGCAGGTAGAGATGGAAGAACCTGCCTTGAAAGCATATATCGGTAATTAA
- the fbp gene encoding class 1 fructose-bisphosphatase: protein MRHKNQTLGEFIIENQEEFKYSSGELSRLINSIRLAAKVVNHEVNKAGLVDILGAAGETNVQGESQQKLDVYANEAFIKTLTNREIVCGIASEEEDHFITIKGRNQNNDNKYVVLIDPLDGSSNIDVNVSVGTIFSIYRRVTPSGTPVTLEDFLQPGNKQVAAGYIIYGTSTMIVYTTGHGVNGFTLNPAIGTYYHSHPNMQFPEDGTIYSVNEGNYVHFPQGVKDYIKYCQREEGDRPYTSRYIGSLVSDFHRNMIKGGIYIYPNTAKNPDGKLRLLYECNPMAFIAEQAGGLASNGFTRILDIQPTELHQRVPFICGSRNMVLKAEEFMQNA from the coding sequence ATGCGCCATAAAAACCAGACCCTCGGGGAATTTATTATTGAAAATCAAGAAGAGTTCAAGTATTCCTCGGGAGAATTATCCCGTCTTATAAATTCGATAAGGCTGGCGGCCAAAGTGGTGAACCACGAAGTTAACAAAGCCGGCCTGGTGGATATACTGGGAGCGGCGGGTGAGACAAATGTTCAGGGCGAGAGCCAGCAGAAACTCGACGTTTACGCCAATGAAGCATTTATAAAAACCCTTACCAACCGGGAGATCGTATGTGGGATCGCCAGCGAAGAAGAGGACCATTTCATTACAATAAAAGGCAGGAACCAGAATAATGATAACAAATACGTGGTTTTAATAGACCCATTGGACGGTTCTTCCAATATAGATGTGAACGTTTCTGTGGGGACTATTTTTTCCATTTACAGACGGGTCACACCTTCTGGCACCCCCGTAACCCTGGAGGATTTTTTACAACCCGGGAATAAGCAGGTAGCTGCCGGATATATAATCTACGGAACTTCTACCATGATAGTTTATACCACGGGGCACGGTGTAAATGGCTTCACCCTTAATCCTGCTATAGGGACTTATTACCATTCTCATCCTAATATGCAATTCCCGGAAGACGGTACCATTTATTCGGTGAACGAAGGAAACTATGTGCATTTTCCTCAGGGAGTGAAGGATTATATTAAGTATTGCCAGCGAGAAGAAGGTGATCGTCCTTACACTTCGCGCTATATCGGGTCACTTGTGTCCGATTTTCATAGAAATATGATAAAAGGAGGGATTTATATTTATCCCAACACCGCTAAAAATCCGGATGGTAAACTAAGGTTATTATACGAATGTAACCCTATGGCTTTTATAGCCGAGCAAGCTGGTGGTTTAGCAAGTAATGGTTTTACCCGAATCCTGGACATTCAGCCTACCGAATTACATCAAAGAGTTCCATTTATCTGTGGAAGCAGAAACATGGTACTGAAAGCCGAAGAGTTTATGCAAAATGCATAA
- a CDS encoding fructose 1,6-bisphosphatase yields MAKKTTPKDNTGNIDSSSKIEAIKNLIFGENIEQYDSEFTTLKKDLEKKKKDLQAYIDEVREELMQSIDSLSTDVNIRITDLEDSFNARAEALSEEKVDRKELGKLLISLGEKISS; encoded by the coding sequence ATGGCGAAAAAAACTACACCAAAAGATAACACAGGAAATATAGATTCTTCGTCAAAGATAGAGGCTATAAAAAATCTCATTTTTGGGGAGAATATCGAGCAATACGATAGTGAATTCACAACTTTAAAGAAAGACCTCGAAAAAAAGAAAAAGGACCTTCAGGCGTATATCGATGAAGTTCGAGAAGAGCTGATGCAGTCTATTGATTCGCTAAGCACAGATGTTAATATCCGCATCACAGATCTTGAAGATTCCTTCAACGCCAGGGCTGAGGCGCTTTCAGAAGAAAAGGTCGATCGTAAAGAACTAGGGAAACTGCTTATTAGCCTAGGTGAAAAGATTAGCTCTTAA